CGAGCTTCTGGAAAATGCGACTCAACCCATTTCTGACCGTGCCCTCGTTCAGGCCAAGTTCCTGGGCGATGCGCTTGTTCTCCCACCCCTGAGCATTGGAGCGCAACAGGCGGCGCTCTACGCAGGTGAGGGAGCTGTCGTGCAGAGGCGTGTGTCGGTAAAACCGCTTGGGTGCGGCGCGTCCCAGGGCATGAGCGACGTGTGCGGTGTTATAGCCCCCGGCGAGCAGGGCGCGCGGTGAAAAAGACCAGAGATCCTCCCAGTATTCCGGGCAGGGGTTGTCGGTCACCACTACCCACTCGCTAGGGTCTACCTGCTCCAATCGGTGCAAGGCGTAGCCGAACGGCGCGTCGATCATCAGGCCCAGGGAAGCCCGCTCATCAACTCCCCAACCGAGACGCTGAAGGCCCGGCTCGATTTCAGCGGCCAAGGCTGGGACGCCGCAGCACAGGCGATAGCGGTGCGGGATCACCGGGAAGGTCGACACGGAAGGTGTGGTCATCTGGTCATCCCCCATGTGATGGGCAAGGAGGCGGCAACGGTGTGGCCGCAGGAGGGAAGCAGGTCAAGGCGACTTTCGTGCCCTTCAAAGGGTGCAGGCTGCAAGTGCCGCTGTGACATGCAGGCGCAAAGGAAGAGACCCTGTGCCGTACGCGATAAGGGGCGCTCAAACCTGTGACCAGCTTTCGCTCGCGGGCTCGCCAGGTGCGTGGTTTGAAGAAAGGGCTTCACGCTTCACGAACGCCTGAGACGAGGCTGCCATCGCCGCTCCCGGCCAGGTCACGGTCTCCAAGTTGGCCTCGCCCTGCGCCACAGGAGAGTTCAAGGTCACCGGCCAACCCTAACGATGGATGAGCCGTCCTGTGACCGCAAGTGCGGTGGAGTTGCCAGAGCAGGTCGAGGGTGGGTTGGAGGGAAGCAAGAAGCTGTCCGACGTACACGAAAGTGTTGGCAAACTCTGCCCGTGCGCGGCAGTCGTCGGTGAGGTTTGAAGGGGAAATCGAAAGGGAAGCCTGGGTGAGGGCAGCTTGGGCACAGTCCAAATCACCCTGGACATCCCATGTGCAGGCCTGGGCATAGAGACTTAGCTGGGACGGGAGGACAGCCGCGCGAGCTAGAGCGGGAAGCACCCTGACAGCCTATAGAGACCAGGAAGCCGTTTCACACCTTGTTGAGGGTAAAGCTCAGGGCTCTATTTACTTGAGTTCAAGGCGCTAAACACAGCGTACTAGGTACGGCTCAGTGCTCTCCAGGGGTCAGAAGTGAGGTCAAGGCGTGGGGAGGCTGCCAACGGCGGGTCACGTCTCGGTGGCCTCCCCACGCCACGTCGCCCCAGAACGAGGATCATCAGCGACTTCCGCCTAAGGGCCTTGTGGGTGCCCCCGTAGGCAAGCGCCAGACCCTCAGGACTCGACACGCCCGTCGCTCGCTTACTCGGTCGGTTCCTTCGCTGGACGGGCTTCAGCGCTTTTTGAGATCACGTCCTGGAGCATCACCTGATCCATGCTCAGGTCCGCCACCAGCGGCCCCGGTTTCCGGTTCTCTTCCTCGAACTGCGTCGCCTGAGGCAGCTCGGGGTCCCCGAGCCCCACGTCCTTCTTGCGCCAGTGGAAGAACGTGGACTCAGCGATGCCCCGGGAAGCGGCAGATTTCGCCGACGCAGATGCCACTCTCCGCTTGTTTAAGGGCGAAGCCGATCTGTTCCTCGGTGTGCTTTTTTCCCTTCATGCTGGCCTCCGGGGGTCTATCCCTTCAAGATGCCAGACTCGCTATTCTCATCTGGGCCGATTCGGTCGGAGCAGGTCACGCAGGTCTCCAGAAGGGCGCCGGGGGCGCGGGGAGGGCGTCCACCAATCCCCCGCCCAGAGGTGAGGTCGAGTGGAATCGTGTGCCTTTCTGGCGTCGAGGATCGCTACACCTTCAAAAGGGCGAGTGCTTGTAGCAGGCTGGTGAAGGAGCGTTCTCCCCCCGAAGCCTGCTTGAACAGCGTGTTGATTTGCTCGGCAGGATCAGCTCCCTCACCCTTGACCTGTGGTGCAACAAGGGTAACGCTCAACCACTCACGCGCTGTCTCCAGGTGCCCCGCGCGCAAGAGCCCAAGCGCGAGGGAGACGGGCGCCACCACCGGCCCCCACACATCGGCCTCGCCAATCTTTTGCCGGAGGGGTCGTAGCTGGAAGTTGGTGTTCGCGTTGAGTGAGGGCCGATGCTCGTTCCCCAAAGCGCCCAACGTCAGGCTCAAAGCGAGGGGCGGCGGCAGTACCGTCAGCTTCCAGCGGCTTCGGCTGGTGATTCTGAAAACATTCTCCAGAGCTATCCGGCACTCTGTAATTCCATCTGGCATTCGCCCGAGGTAGGCGGTGGCACCCGGCATCCAGCGGGCCGTTAAGTGGGCCAAGCCCTCGGGATCGGCGTTGTTCACCTTGCGGGCATCCCTGTAAATTTGTCGCGCCTCTTCCTCCAGCTCGTGCATGGGCTTGATAAGCTGGGGAAGCGTAGTCATGCCAAGCTCCAAATGAATTGCATTGATCCACACTCGATATAAGAAGTCATCTGAGTGGGGGGGTTGAATTATTCTCAACTCGTCTAGGGCTAAAGCATACTCACGCAGACCCAACCTGGCGCGCGCCCTTAGCCAACGTTCAATGGTTGAGTCACGAGTCAAGCGGGTGTCAACGCCCTCGTTGGTAATTTCCACCATCCGCAAATAGTGTTGACGCTGTTGCTGTGTGCGGTGTGGGCCTTCGGCCATTGCGCGCCCTAATTCTTGAAAGGCTTCAATCTGCCACCTGTATCGTTTAATTCTATCCCAGTCTGTCGGCAGCTCGGTGGACAGGTCCAGTTGGCCTGCTTGCACCTGATTCCAGAGAAAATAGTTTTTAAGCTGAATAGAATCGGAGGACTTCTTCAAGCCCTCTTCAAAAAGGAGCTTGCACTTCCTGTAGTCCCCTATATGAAGGTAAGCATGTGCCATGTTCGCAATTACTGATTCATAGGAGTCTTCCATGCTAGGAGGCGGTGTACGTTGTAGCTGAGGGTATCCAAGTGCAATTATCTGACTGTAGCTATCAACATTAGTTAATGCAGTGACACAGAAGTTTGTGGTGCGGTCACTCAACTCCTCATGCCCAATGATTTCGGCTATCACCAGAAGACGGTTGATCAATCTCTCTAATTCCTTAGCCTCATTGAGTGTTAATGCAGTAACTGCCATCGCGTGATAAATTCTGTATTCCGCTTCAATCGGTAACATCCCGGTACAGTGTAAATTGCGAAGATCATTAAGATACTCATTTAGAAGCTCCATCCCCCCGGAGGTAGTCTTCTCGTTCTTCTCGCCTTCGAGCAGACTCCTTTGAATGCCGAGGTGGTGGACGGAGGTTGCGATGATAATCTTCAGTAATTTGTCGGAAGTCGCCCTATATGCGGGTCTCAGACAGGCCAGACCTGTTTCCTTGGTGAAGCCTGGGGTACGCATCAAATGGGTAAACGCTCTAAAATTACCCAAAGCACTTCCATCAGATAAAAAAGCATCGGCTATCTCTTGTTGTGATGCTCCCTCTGCCGAGGCTCTTGCAGTCCACGACAGCACATCCGGCCAATTGGCAAGATCGAGGTTTTTATCTAGTTCAAGGGATACTTGGGTAGACATGATACGTTTCAAAGCAGAAGACTGTGACACATAATCAGAAAATTCGATCTTGTGTCACAGCCAGCATCGTAGAAATCAGTCGCCCGCAACAGTGAGCAAAGACTCGCTACGGAGAGCCTTGCTCAGTTCATTACCCCGTAGTCACCCGCACCACCATCATCCGGATGGTTCGTGCCGACGGGAGCGGAGTTGCCTTGAGCCGCAGCTACCGCGCTGTTGAAGCTGGTGGCTCCGAGAACGAACATGGTAAGAACACTGACAGCCAGACGCAAAACCTTCTTCATAACTTCCCCCCCAGATTTTTGAACTGAGAGGTTAGCGTACCATCATGCGGGATCGAAGATCATTAGACGTATGGGCAAGTACTTCTTCATTAAATTGTAAGTCCACACCCGCTTCCCGAAAAAGTTCCCTAGTGGGTCGGGTGTATCCCAGACGCATAGCAGATTTGAGTCTCGATAAAGCTCCTCCGGGATTCTTCTGGTACGCGCTTTGGAATTGCAGAGCCGTGACCCAGGCGACTGCGTATTCGAATCTGTAGAAGGGGCTGCTAAACAGTGTGAAATTTTTCCAGAAGTACGGTCTCAAGTGGGCGGCGTCGCCCCACTCAACCCCAGTAGGGTATTGAGCATCCACTTGTTCGTATATAACAGTAATCATTGATTTGTTTAGGGACTGTTCTTGATAAACTTTTTCCTGGAATTCATCCAATTTACACGTGTTGAGAATCTCAAAACATATTCTCTCAAGAAGAAGATAGTTGACAACTTTCAAGTCCTCTTGCTCAAAGAACTCCCATAGAAGTGGGGTCGTTACTAACTCAAAAGTTTGTGAAACGAATTCAGCAAATTCGAGGGGAGGAGTGTATACCTCGTAGGGTTGTCCCTTCGGGGCCATAGCGTAATGTATCGCGTGACCAAGTTCATGAAAGAGCAGGTGAATATTGAAGGAGCGCGGTCCTATGTGCATGATGACAAACGACTGTTCGGTTTCTGGTAAGATGCTCGAATAGCCGTTGCGTGCTTTGTCTGGACGGGATTCTATGTCGATCAAATCTTGGGATTCAAGATCGCGAAATACATCCCCAAACTCGGTGTCGAGTCGGTCAAGGACTTTTGCCGCCCGGCTGAGTGCGTCCACATCATCCGTAAATTGCGCCATTGGTGTACCACCAAACGGATTCAACATGTTGTCCCAAGGCCGCAGTTCCGTAACGCCTAAGGATTGTTTACGAAGCCTACGAAGTTCGAGAAAAAGAGGGACAATATATTTCTTTACCGATTCTCTAAATCTGACTGTATCTTGTGGTGTATAGGCTTTGTTGCGAAGAGGACCCTTTGCCAGAGCATAATCATAATAGTTCGCGTAACCGCTTTGTTCTGCGATACGTGTGCGTATGCGGTGCAATTCTACGAATAAGTCGTCAAGTTCATCATCCTTCTGATGCTCACTGCCAATCAAACCCAAGTAAGCTTTTCGGCGCTCTTCTCGGTTAGGATGTTGTAATTTTGCAGCGAGCTGCCCCGGTTGGACCTCCTCGCCGTCCACCAAATACAACGTCGAGGCGCGAATCTGCTGAAACGATTTCCCAAGTTGATTTTCCTCACCTTGAAGTGCGAGAAGATCGTCTGAAGGCTGATCGTCTGTAGCCGCTTCAACAAACTGCTGCCAAGTGGTCGGATAGTTTAAGCCTCTCGCGGCGACCCGTCGGATGAATTGTTTGGAAGCAGCGGCAAGCTTGGGGAAGTAGTTACGAACAAAATTATCATGGGCCCCCTTGACCTGAGCATCCGTGGAATGGGCGTAGTAGGCGCGAATCAATTCCCCTCGCGTCTGGTAGAGCGCTCGATTGAGAGAGAGCCAGTCCTCGAGAGCCTGCGGCGCAGTCTCGGGGTTCAGTGGCGAGGCCAGGAGGGTGGAGAAACGCTGGTCTAGAAGCTCCCATGCAGGATTCGTCATATTCGTCACCTTGAAGATGCCGAGTATCTTACCCTGCTTTCGCATCCGGCCCCACCTGCATCAACAGGGAGAGACACGCCCTCTCCCTGTTGATGCTTTTTCCAGGTAGGTAGGGGGCAAACGCGACTTGGGGGAACCTTCGCCCCTCCCCGCTTTGGCAGTTTGCCACTGGCCCTCTCCACCACCTTGCGCCTGAAGACTTTCTGTACGACCCGTATAGTCGAGCTTGTGCCCCGCCTGACGTTTCTGCACACCAACGACATCCACGGCCACCTGCCCGAACTGGCCCGCCTGACCGCCCTCGCTCACCGCGAGCGCGCCCGGGCGGAGGCCGAGGGGCGCACCGTGTACCGCTGGGATGCCGGGGACGCCTTCGACCGCCGCTTCGAGGCCGGGCGCCTCACGCGCGGCGCGGCCCTCCCCCCCGTGCTGGCGGCGAGCGGCGTGACCCTCCAGACGGTCGGCAACGATATCGGGCTCGTCTACGGCATGGGCGCCCTCACCCGCATGGCCCAGCGTGCCCCCTACCCGATGCTCGCGGCCAACCTGCGGGACGGCGAGGGTCCGCTCGTCGAGGGCTTGCGCGAAAGCGTGCTGCTCGACGGCCCCGACGGGCTCAAGATCGGCGTGTTCGGCCTGACCGCTCCCTGGGATGGTCTGTACGGGATCTACGGCCTGCACCTGCCCGACGAGCGGGAGGTGGCCGCCCGGCTGCGCGATGAGCTGTGGGCGGCGGGCGCGCAGGTGGTGATCCTGCTCTCGCACCTCGGCCTGGAGGACGACCGCCAGCTCGCCGCCGCCGTGCCGGGCCTCGACCTGATCATCGGCGCACACTCCCACGACCTGCTCCCGGAGGGTGAGTGGGTGGGGGGCACCCTGATCGTCCAGGCAGGCGACCGGGCAAAGTATCTGGGCCGCGTGGACCTGGACCTCGGCCCGGATGGGAAGGTCAGCCGCGCCACCGCGACGGTCCTCCCGGTCCCCGAGGACACCCCGCCGGACGACTACGTGGAAAGGGCGCTGGAGGAACTGGAGCGCGAGCTGGAAGGCGTCCGGCATGAAGTGGTCGGACACCTCACCGCGCCGCTGCCCCTCAACCACTTCCACGACTCGGCGCTGGCGAACTTCGCCGCCGAGGCCCTGCGCACCCGGGCAGGCGCCGAGATCGGCCTGGTGGCGAGCGGCACCCTGCACGCTCCTCTGGACGCGGGGCCGGTGACTCGTGGGGCGCTGGTGAATACCGCCGGGCTGGTGCCCGTGAACCCGTTGGTCTCGGCGGTGACTGGCCGGGCCCTGCTGGGGGCGCTGGAGCGGTCGCTCGATCCGGCGGTCATCGGGGTTCGTCATCACGGGATGCGCGGCACGCCCATCGGCCTGCTCGGGCTGAGCGGCCTGCACGTCCAGGTGGACGACGGGGCGGACGTAAGGCAGCGGGTGCGGGAAGTGTGGGTGGGTGGAGCGGCCCTCGACCCCGAGCGCACCTACCGGGTCGCCCACACCGACTTGGAGACCGAACCGGGCACCTTCCTGTCTGGGGCCGGGGTCAGCGGAACCCAGGCTGATGCCAGCCTCCTGCTGGAGGACGTGCTCCGCGAGCACCTGGCAAGCTTCTCTCCCGTCAGCCCTCCGGCCTCGGCACCCTGGGCAGGGGTAGAACACCTGGGGCTGGAGGAGCAGACCAGCCGCTCTTAGATCACGTCACGCGCACCAAGAGCTTCAAAGATTAGCTTTTATGCTAATCTTTGGGTATGGTCCCGGGCTTCGATTTCAGCACGAGCGAGGTGCTGGAGTGGGAACTCGCCGCGATCTGGAAGGCTCTGGACGAGGATCGCCTGATCTTCAGCCGCCACGCCCGCGAGGAACTGAGTCTCGATGCCCTGACCCTCGATGACGTTCTGGACGCCATCAATTTTCCCGATGAGGTCAGCAAGGACCTCCCCGGCGGCCCCCGCGCCCCGGGCCTGAACTTCGACCGCTTTCTCGGCTCCATGCGCCTGCGGGCCAAGGTCGGCTGGCGCGACGCTACCTACATCGTCGTCACCGTCATGGCGAACTGAAAGGAGAAGCTATGCCTGTCCGGCCCACCACCTACCAGACCCAGCAGCGCGGCGTGCGAATCACCGTCACGGACGTGCCAACGACCTTCAGTGACGATGGGGAAGAACTGGGCTTCGCTCTGGGAGTTATGCGCCAACTCGACGCCCTGGTGCAGGAAGCCTTAGTGCAGGCGCCGGAAGGCGGTGCCGTCCAACTCGCCTACGCCGAGACGGTGCCGCCGCCTGATCCGGTGAGCCTGGAACTGCGGCGGGCGCTGCGACTCCGCAGGATAAACGGCGCCCAGATGGCCCAGCAGCTCGGCGTGACACCCCCGGTCGTCTCCCGTTGGCTCAGCCCCGACTATCACCAGCATGGAATGGAGACGTTACGGCGCATTGCCGACGCCCTGGACATGGACGTGGAAGTCAAGCTCAAGCCCAGGAAGCGCAAAACAGCGTCCTAGCCATTCCAAGGACCCGTCGGGAGGGCACCGGAAAGCACTTCATCAACAGGGGGGGGAACGTCGGCCCTCTCGCTGGAATGAACCCATGAGGCTGGACCAGGAAGCAAGGCACATTGCCCCCAACCGCCCCACCCTCTGCCGAGGCGCTGGCTTTCCCAGTCACAACCACACGAGCGGTCCAGTTCTTTGCGCAAAGAACTGCCCTCGTTTCTCTTGCCCTTAGCTCCCTTGACTGGCGCTCTCCTCCCCACGTCCACCGTCGCCCGGGAGGGGTCACCGGGTGCTGTCCCAGGCGAGCCGTCACGAGCGAGGATGGACCCTGCTTCGCTCAGGGAAAACGCAGGGTGTCGGTGGGCCGCGTGCGGATGCCGAAGAGGTCGAGCAGCAGCTTCTTGATCTGGAAGGAGCTGAGGTCGCTCAGCACGAACACCCGCTTCTGCCCGACCAGCACCTCACATGCCGCCGCCTCGCTGAGTTGCCCCGTCGTCTTGGGCGAGGGTGACATGGAGCGCACCACGTCCGCCGCCGAGGTCACCAGAAGGCCCCGGGCGCTCACGTAAAAGAGGGTTTCAGCATCGACCAGGTAGATGCCGGGCAGCGGGTGCTGCGGTTTGGTGTAATCGTTCGCCGTCGCCCAGGCGGTTACGAGGTCAACGCGCCCTTGCAAGAGGACCGTGCCCGAGACCTGCCAGTTCAGCAGCTCGATCCCCACGTCTTTCCCCAGGAAGGTTGGGAAGGCGGCGCCCACCTTGCGCGCCCGGCATGTCCACACGTTCCCCACGAAGCATCACTCCCTCCGCTCCAGCGCAGGCGCCAGCTTATCTTGCTTACTTTCCCCGGCGCAGCCAGTGAGGCGGATTTCGGGGCATTCGGGCTGGGATGAGCCCTACCGGGGAAACGTCCCCCAGCCTGTGCTGAGGCCCTAACCAAAACTCGTGCGACGAATGAGGCGCCGTCGCAGGAGTCCCCATCTACCATAAGGGCATGCCTGCACGGTCACGGTTCGAGGACCCCGGCACGACCCTCAAGGATTTCCTGGCCGGTCCCGTCCTTGTGACATGCCCTCGATGTGGACGTTGTGCTCGTGTAGCGCGACCAACCAAAACTGGGGGTGTCTTGCCATCGACAATCAATTGGACGGTCACCTGCTCGCACTGTGGCTTCGCAAAGTCAGATAGAGCGTCGGTGGGGTTCACTCTCAATCCGAAGCGCGACACACCTCAGGACCCCTTGTTCCGCCTCGCCCTCTGGCTCCAAACG
This window of the Deinococcus planocerae genome carries:
- a CDS encoding LuxR C-terminal-related transcriptional regulator, whose product is MTTPSVSTFPVIPHRYRLCCGVPALAAEIEPGLQRLGWGVDERASLGLMIDAPFGYALHRLEQVDPSEWVVVTDNPCPEYWEDLWSFSPRALLAGGYNTAHVAHALGRAAPKRFYRHTPLHDSSLTCVERRLLRSNAQGWENKRIAQELGLNEGTVRNGLSRIFQKLGVDNRTQLALYYWGLWHPLERWPGSVGSLADAQT
- a CDS encoding M3 family metallopeptidase, with protein sequence MRKQGKILGIFKVTNMTNPAWELLDQRFSTLLASPLNPETAPQALEDWLSLNRALYQTRGELIRAYYAHSTDAQVKGAHDNFVRNYFPKLAAASKQFIRRVAARGLNYPTTWQQFVEAATDDQPSDDLLALQGEENQLGKSFQQIRASTLYLVDGEEVQPGQLAAKLQHPNREERRKAYLGLIGSEHQKDDELDDLFVELHRIRTRIAEQSGYANYYDYALAKGPLRNKAYTPQDTVRFRESVKKYIVPLFLELRRLRKQSLGVTELRPWDNMLNPFGGTPMAQFTDDVDALSRAAKVLDRLDTEFGDVFRDLESQDLIDIESRPDKARNGYSSILPETEQSFVIMHIGPRSFNIHLLFHELGHAIHYAMAPKGQPYEVYTPPLEFAEFVSQTFELVTTPLLWEFFEQEDLKVVNYLLLERICFEILNTCKLDEFQEKVYQEQSLNKSMITVIYEQVDAQYPTGVEWGDAAHLRPYFWKNFTLFSSPFYRFEYAVAWVTALQFQSAYQKNPGGALSRLKSAMRLGYTRPTRELFREAGVDLQFNEEVLAHTSNDLRSRMMVR
- a CDS encoding bifunctional metallophosphatase/5'-nucleotidase is translated as MPRLTFLHTNDIHGHLPELARLTALAHRERARAEAEGRTVYRWDAGDAFDRRFEAGRLTRGAALPPVLAASGVTLQTVGNDIGLVYGMGALTRMAQRAPYPMLAANLRDGEGPLVEGLRESVLLDGPDGLKIGVFGLTAPWDGLYGIYGLHLPDEREVAARLRDELWAAGAQVVILLSHLGLEDDRQLAAAVPGLDLIIGAHSHDLLPEGEWVGGTLIVQAGDRAKYLGRVDLDLGPDGKVSRATATVLPVPEDTPPDDYVERALEELERELEGVRHEVVGHLTAPLPLNHFHDSALANFAAEALRTRAGAEIGLVASGTLHAPLDAGPVTRGALVNTAGLVPVNPLVSAVTGRALLGALERSLDPAVIGVRHHGMRGTPIGLLGLSGLHVQVDDGADVRQRVREVWVGGAALDPERTYRVAHTDLETEPGTFLSGAGVSGTQADASLLLEDVLREHLASFSPVSPPASAPWAGVEHLGLEEQTSRS
- a CDS encoding DUF4258 domain-containing protein; translation: MVPGFDFSTSEVLEWELAAIWKALDEDRLIFSRHAREELSLDALTLDDVLDAINFPDEVSKDLPGGPRAPGLNFDRFLGSMRLRAKVGWRDATYIVVTVMAN
- a CDS encoding helix-turn-helix domain-containing protein; translation: MPVRPTTYQTQQRGVRITVTDVPTTFSDDGEELGFALGVMRQLDALVQEALVQAPEGGAVQLAYAETVPPPDPVSLELRRALRLRRINGAQMAQQLGVTPPVVSRWLSPDYHQHGMETLRRIADALDMDVEVKLKPRKRKTAS